Proteins encoded by one window of Xanthomonas sp. DAR 80977:
- a CDS encoding DMT family transporter, with the protein MSAAAAVPAGAARRALWQLLLAEVLIGSVGVFVHESGQDPVTAVFYRCLFGALFLTVCGLLGGQLRGLWRERRLLRDAAVSGVLLVLNWVALFAGMARSSIGVATMVYHVFPFVMLILAALLQGERTRRSDLGWTLLAFVGVACSADPARLWHTADRGYLVGIALTLLAALLCGASLLMSRRISRERPLAVVTVQCWVGSVLLVGFSSGSALHPGMHWLWLAGLGVIHSGIVYVLFYSSYRHLHVATIAILAFVYPLVTLLLDYLLYGHRLVAVQWLGLVLIVLGTLAVNLKWRWPRRAPGVATGGAAR; encoded by the coding sequence GTGAGCGCGGCCGCCGCCGTTCCCGCCGGCGCCGCGCGGCGCGCGCTGTGGCAGTTGCTGCTGGCCGAAGTGCTGATCGGCTCGGTCGGGGTGTTCGTGCACGAGAGCGGCCAGGACCCGGTGACCGCGGTGTTCTACCGCTGCCTGTTCGGCGCGCTGTTCCTCACCGTGTGCGGCCTGCTCGGCGGCCAGCTGCGCGGGCTGTGGCGCGAGCGCAGGTTGCTGCGCGACGCGGCGGTCAGCGGCGTGTTGCTGGTGCTCAACTGGGTGGCGCTGTTCGCCGGCATGGCGCGCTCGTCGATCGGCGTGGCGACGATGGTCTACCACGTGTTCCCGTTCGTGATGCTGATCCTGGCGGCGCTGCTGCAAGGCGAGCGCACGCGCCGCAGCGACCTGGGCTGGACCCTGCTGGCCTTCGTCGGCGTGGCCTGTTCGGCCGACCCGGCGCGGCTGTGGCACACCGCCGATCGCGGCTACCTGGTCGGCATCGCGCTGACCCTGCTGGCGGCGCTGCTGTGCGGCGCATCGCTGCTGATGTCGCGGCGCATCAGCCGCGAGCGGCCGCTGGCGGTGGTGACGGTGCAGTGCTGGGTGGGCAGCGTGCTGCTGGTCGGGTTTTCCAGCGGCAGCGCCTTGCATCCGGGCATGCACTGGCTGTGGCTGGCGGGGCTGGGGGTGATCCACAGCGGCATCGTCTACGTGCTGTTCTATTCGTCGTACCGGCATCTGCACGTGGCGACGATCGCGATCCTGGCGTTCGTGTACCCGCTGGTCACCTTGTTGCTGGATTACCTGCTGTACGGCCACCGGCTGGTGGCGGTGCAATGGCTGGGCCTGGTCCTGATCGTGCTCGGCACGCTGGCGGTGAACCTGAAATGGCGCTGGCCGCGGCGCGCACCGGGCGTGGCGACGGGCGGCGCGGCGCGCTAG
- a CDS encoding DegV family protein, with amino-acid sequence MRIGIVVDSACDLPQDYIADHNIVLLPISVRIGEAVLADHRDEEATLSFLHAHVAEHGAEAETIPFSVAQIRELFLSRLVIDYDHVFCMTITKTRSPIHQHALQASFAILNDYKPIRQAAGHTSPFALRVIDTQNLFAAQAVTAVEAVRLRAAGASVQAIRERLEELAGNVHGYMITRDLYYMRARARSKGDRSVGLLSAALGTALDIKPVLHGYRGETAPVAKIKGFDAAVQKLFEFVGKRVAAGLMTPTLCLSYGGELSELRALPGYAALREACETHAVQVLESVMSLTGMVNVGKGAITLGFADAPHAFA; translated from the coding sequence ATGCGTATCGGGATCGTGGTGGATTCTGCCTGCGACTTGCCGCAGGACTACATCGCAGACCACAACATCGTGTTGCTGCCGATCAGCGTGCGCATCGGCGAGGCCGTGCTGGCCGACCATCGCGACGAGGAAGCCACGCTCAGCTTCCTGCATGCGCACGTGGCCGAGCACGGCGCCGAAGCGGAGACCATCCCGTTCAGCGTGGCGCAGATCCGCGAGCTGTTCCTGAGCCGGCTGGTGATCGACTACGACCACGTGTTCTGCATGACCATCACCAAGACCCGCAGCCCGATCCACCAGCATGCGCTGCAGGCCAGCTTCGCCATCCTCAACGACTACAAGCCGATCCGGCAGGCGGCCGGGCACACCTCGCCGTTCGCGCTGCGGGTGATCGACACGCAGAACCTGTTCGCCGCGCAGGCGGTGACCGCGGTGGAGGCGGTGCGGCTGCGCGCGGCCGGGGCCAGCGTGCAGGCGATCCGCGAACGGCTGGAGGAACTGGCCGGCAACGTGCACGGCTACATGATCACCCGCGACCTGTACTACATGCGCGCCCGCGCGCGCAGCAAGGGCGACCGCAGCGTCGGCCTGCTCAGCGCCGCGCTCGGCACCGCGCTGGACATCAAGCCGGTGCTGCACGGCTATCGCGGCGAAACCGCGCCGGTGGCCAAGATCAAGGGCTTCGACGCCGCGGTGCAGAAGCTGTTCGAGTTCGTCGGCAAGCGCGTCGCCGCGGGCCTGATGACGCCGACGCTGTGCCTGAGCTACGGCGGCGAACTGAGCGAACTGCGCGCCCTGCCCGGCTACGCGGCGCTGCGCGAGGCCTGCGAGACGCACGCGGTGCAAGTGCTGGAAAGCGTGATGAGCCTGACCGGCATGGTCAACGTCGGCAAGGGCGCGATCACCCTGGGCTTCGCCGACGCGCCGCACGCGTTCGCCTAG
- a CDS encoding 2-hydroxychromene-2-carboxylate isomerase, translating to MILRWYFDFVSPFSYLHWHKLKALPEFARIEPVPIVFGAVLQHLHTRGPAEIPHKRSFTYQFVQWQAQHEGVPLRFPPAHPFNPLAALRLCIAAGSTPQAIDAIFDWLWRDGRGGDDAAALAPVAQALGIADAAAAVGDPQVKAQLRGNTEQAIAAGVFGVPTLQIGEALLWGNDAHPLMQALLADPQLLQRGEMARLAALPIAVQRGA from the coding sequence ATGATCCTGCGCTGGTATTTCGATTTCGTCTCGCCGTTTTCCTACCTGCACTGGCACAAGCTCAAGGCGCTGCCCGAGTTCGCGCGGATCGAGCCGGTGCCGATCGTGTTCGGTGCGGTGTTGCAGCATCTGCACACGCGCGGGCCGGCGGAGATCCCGCACAAGCGCAGCTTCACCTACCAGTTCGTGCAATGGCAGGCGCAGCACGAGGGCGTGCCGCTGCGCTTTCCGCCGGCGCATCCGTTCAACCCGCTGGCCGCGCTGCGGCTGTGCATCGCCGCCGGCAGCACGCCGCAGGCGATCGATGCGATCTTCGACTGGCTGTGGCGCGACGGCCGTGGCGGCGACGACGCGGCGGCGCTGGCACCGGTGGCGCAGGCCCTGGGCATCGCCGATGCGGCGGCCGCGGTGGGCGATCCGCAGGTCAAGGCGCAATTGCGCGGCAACACCGAGCAGGCCATCGCCGCCGGCGTGTTCGGCGTGCCGACGCTGCAGATCGGCGAGGCCCTGCTGTGGGGCAACGACGCGCACCCGCTGATGCAGGCGCTGCTGGCCGACCCGCAATTGCTGCAGCGCGGCGAGATGGCGCGGCTGGCGGCGCTGCCGATCGCCGTGCAGCGCGGCGCCTGA
- a CDS encoding GH12 family glycosyl hydrolase domain-containing protein: protein MHDVQTAPIAKPSARAAAHRAPLRRRLLQALFAASCLAAAPLALAGPYKIFGNHYAWVNNFNDPNNVIQGTFGTGSTPELTVTFNFPNSSLYGYPAIVRGWHYDWNPTSDTLFPRQVSSLSTIPVKFNYSAGGSNLGGDFAYDLFFRRDTSKGVPQLEVMIWGGHNSWPIGTLTASNVISAGGYTFDLWEGNNSAAGYYVYTFIPHGTAGQANLPTSGNLNVDVKPFLNWLQANRSKDGRYSNALYLHVVEAGFEVVRGNGWAKVSATIDAH from the coding sequence ATGCACGATGTCCAGACCGCTCCGATCGCCAAGCCGTCCGCGCGCGCAGCCGCGCATCGCGCGCCGTTGCGCCGGCGCCTGCTGCAGGCGTTGTTCGCCGCGTCGTGCCTGGCCGCCGCGCCGCTGGCGCTGGCCGGGCCTTACAAGATCTTCGGCAACCACTATGCGTGGGTCAACAACTTCAACGATCCCAACAACGTCATCCAGGGCACCTTCGGCACCGGCAGCACGCCGGAGCTGACGGTCACCTTCAATTTCCCCAACTCCAGCCTGTACGGGTATCCGGCGATCGTGCGCGGCTGGCACTACGACTGGAACCCGACCAGCGATACCCTGTTCCCGCGGCAGGTGTCGTCGCTGAGCACGATCCCGGTCAAGTTCAACTACAGCGCCGGCGGCAGCAACCTGGGCGGCGATTTCGCCTACGACCTGTTCTTCCGCCGCGATACCAGCAAGGGCGTGCCGCAGCTGGAAGTGATGATCTGGGGCGGACACAATTCCTGGCCGATCGGCACGCTCACCGCCAGCAACGTGATCAGCGCCGGCGGCTATACCTTCGACCTGTGGGAAGGCAACAACAGCGCCGCCGGCTACTACGTCTACACCTTCATCCCGCACGGCACCGCCGGCCAGGCCAACCTGCCCACCAGCGGCAACCTCAACGTCGACGTCAAGCCGTTCCTGAACTGGCTGCAGGCCAACCGCAGCAAGGACGGCCGCTACAGCAACGCGCTGTACCTGCACGTGGTCGAGGCCGGCTTCGAGGTGGTGCGCGGCAACGGCTGGGCCAAGGTCAGCGCGACCATCGACGCGCATTGA
- a CDS encoding amidohydrolase family protein encodes MSRSAPHPRRRLAQRLAIAACLALGSAPGFAQDVLIRGATVHTASARGTLPNADVLVQGGTIRAVGAGLAAPAGIAVVEAKGRPLTPALFGGITEIGIEEVSGESSTVDSALTLPHDQPMRPEFDVTLAYNPDSVLIPVARVEGIGFTALGASSGGAFIAGQGGVMRLDGSADPIGPRALYVRLGSDALELSGKSRAAQWMLLDQLVAEARGRMPADSPHALLTPAGRAVLARYLAGQGRIVVAVNRAADIRQLLRWAQREKVRIAIAGGDEAWKLAPLLAAVKVPVFVNALDDLPSSFDQIGATLENAARLNAAGVAVSFTQGGDGSHNARKQRQLAGNAVAHGLPWEDGLAGLTRVPAEALGVDDKLGSIAPGKLADLVLWEGDPLDVAHYAEQVWLGGRPIPMRSRQTELRDRYMKQSGALPRAYTQ; translated from the coding sequence ATGAGCCGCTCCGCTCCGCATCCGCGCCGCCGCCTGGCGCAACGCCTGGCCATCGCCGCCTGCCTGGCCCTGGGCAGCGCGCCCGGCTTCGCCCAGGACGTGCTGATCCGCGGCGCCACCGTGCATACCGCCAGCGCCCGCGGCACGCTGCCCAACGCCGACGTGCTGGTCCAGGGCGGCACCATCCGCGCGGTCGGCGCGGGCCTGGCGGCGCCGGCCGGCATCGCCGTGGTCGAGGCCAAGGGCCGCCCGCTGACCCCGGCGCTGTTCGGCGGCATCACCGAGATCGGCATCGAGGAAGTGTCCGGCGAGTCCTCCACCGTGGACAGCGCGCTGACCCTGCCGCACGACCAGCCGATGCGTCCGGAATTCGACGTGACCCTGGCCTACAACCCCGACTCGGTGCTGATCCCGGTCGCGCGCGTGGAGGGCATCGGCTTCACCGCGCTCGGCGCCAGCAGCGGCGGCGCCTTCATCGCCGGCCAGGGCGGGGTGATGCGCCTGGACGGCAGCGCCGACCCGATCGGCCCGCGCGCGCTGTACGTGCGCCTGGGCAGCGACGCGCTGGAACTGAGCGGCAAGTCGCGCGCCGCGCAGTGGATGCTGCTCGACCAGCTGGTGGCCGAAGCGCGCGGGCGCATGCCGGCGGACTCGCCGCACGCGCTGCTGACCCCGGCCGGCCGCGCCGTGCTGGCCCGGTACCTGGCCGGCCAGGGCCGCATCGTGGTGGCGGTGAACCGCGCCGCCGACATCCGCCAGCTACTGCGCTGGGCGCAGCGCGAGAAGGTGCGCATCGCCATCGCCGGCGGCGACGAGGCGTGGAAGCTGGCGCCGCTGCTGGCCGCGGTGAAGGTGCCGGTGTTCGTCAACGCACTGGACGACCTGCCCAGCAGCTTCGACCAGATCGGCGCGACCCTGGAGAACGCGGCGCGGCTGAACGCGGCCGGCGTCGCGGTGAGCTTCACCCAGGGCGGCGACGGCTCGCACAACGCGCGCAAGCAGCGCCAGCTGGCCGGCAACGCGGTCGCGCACGGCCTGCCCTGGGAAGACGGCCTGGCCGGCCTGACCCGGGTCCCGGCCGAGGCGCTGGGCGTGGACGACAAGCTGGGCAGCATCGCCCCAGGCAAGCTCGCCGACCTGGTGCTGTGGGAAGGCGATCCGCTGGACGTGGCGCACTACGCCGAGCAGGTCTGGCTGGGCGGCCGCCCGATCCCGATGCGCTCGCGCCAGACCGAACTGCGCGACCGCTACATGAAGCAGTCCGGCGCGCTGCCGCGGGCGTACACGCAGTAA
- a CDS encoding amidohydrolase — MRHLLLACLGVMLCGPAAAASRFVEDPYPSTYRALASTPVLIEHATVLTGTGERLDDADVLLQDGRVQAVGRALAAPANVTRIDGHGKWVTPGIIDVHSHLGVYASPGVSAHSDGNEMTAPVTPNVWAEHSIWPQDPGFGTALAGGVTALQILPGSANLVGGRGVTLKNVPATTYQAMKFPGAPWGLKMACGENPKRVYGEKGGPATRMGNVAGYRAAFIDASEYLRKNAPKKKAPEKRHWWSRGAGDNDSSGDSGGKRDLKLDTLAGAINGDIRVHIHCYRADEMTTMLDLAKEFGFKIAAFHHGVEAYKIADRLAQENVCGALWADWWGFKMEAFDGIQENIALVDRPANGCAIVHSDSEEGIQRLNQEAAKAMAAGRRAGIAIAPERAIRWLTSNPAKALGIDKQTGTLEPGKMADVVLWNGSPFSSYALAEKVYIDGAQVYDRADRRLQPTSDFMLGQEAAP, encoded by the coding sequence ATGCGTCATCTGTTGCTCGCCTGCCTGGGCGTGATGCTGTGCGGCCCTGCCGCGGCGGCCTCGCGCTTCGTCGAAGACCCCTACCCCAGCACCTACCGGGCGCTGGCGTCCACGCCGGTGCTGATCGAGCACGCCACCGTGCTCACCGGCACCGGCGAGCGCCTGGACGATGCCGACGTGCTGCTGCAGGACGGCCGCGTGCAGGCCGTGGGCCGCGCGCTCGCCGCCCCGGCCAACGTCACCCGCATCGACGGCCACGGCAAGTGGGTCACGCCCGGCATCATCGACGTGCACTCGCACCTGGGCGTGTACGCCAGCCCCGGCGTCAGCGCGCACAGCGACGGCAACGAGATGACCGCGCCGGTGACGCCCAACGTCTGGGCCGAACATTCGATCTGGCCGCAGGACCCGGGCTTCGGCACCGCCCTGGCCGGCGGCGTCACCGCGCTGCAGATCCTCCCCGGCTCGGCCAACCTGGTCGGCGGCCGCGGCGTGACCCTGAAGAACGTGCCGGCCACCACCTACCAGGCGATGAAGTTCCCCGGCGCGCCGTGGGGCCTGAAGATGGCCTGCGGCGAGAACCCCAAGCGCGTGTACGGCGAGAAGGGCGGCCCGGCCACGCGCATGGGCAACGTCGCCGGCTACCGCGCCGCGTTCATCGACGCCAGCGAATACCTGCGCAAGAACGCGCCGAAGAAGAAGGCGCCGGAAAAGCGCCATTGGTGGAGCCGCGGCGCCGGCGACAACGACAGTTCCGGCGACAGCGGCGGCAAGCGCGACCTGAAGCTGGACACCCTGGCCGGCGCGATCAACGGCGACATCCGCGTGCACATCCACTGCTACCGCGCCGACGAGATGACCACCATGCTCGACCTGGCCAAGGAATTCGGCTTCAAGATCGCCGCCTTCCACCACGGCGTGGAGGCCTACAAGATCGCCGACCGGCTGGCCCAGGAGAACGTCTGCGGCGCGCTGTGGGCGGACTGGTGGGGCTTCAAGATGGAAGCCTTCGACGGCATCCAGGAAAACATCGCGCTGGTCGACCGCCCCGCCAACGGCTGCGCGATCGTGCATTCGGATTCGGAGGAAGGCATCCAGCGGCTCAACCAGGAAGCGGCCAAGGCGATGGCCGCCGGCCGCCGCGCCGGCATCGCCATCGCGCCCGAGCGCGCGATCCGCTGGCTGACCAGCAACCCGGCCAAGGCGCTGGGCATCGACAAGCAGACCGGCACGCTGGAGCCGGGCAAGATGGCCGACGTGGTGCTGTGGAACGGCAGCCCGTTCAGTTCCTACGCGCTGGCCGAGAAGGTCTACATCGACGGCGCGCAGGTCTACGACCGCGCCGACCGCCGCCTGCAACCCACATCCGACTTCATGCTCGGCCAGGAGGCTGCCCCATGA
- a CDS encoding DUF924 family protein encodes MTETLPRDVVEFWRSAGRERWFAANESFDANVRQHFLDAHHAAARDEYAAWMDGAEGALALLLLLDQVPRNAFRGSAHAYATDGLARRYAQWALAAGYDQQVEPELRMFFYLPYEHAEDPALQREAVELFSALGDADSLQWATQHEDIIQRFGRFPHRNAALGRESTQEEQRFLDEGGFAG; translated from the coding sequence ATGACCGAGACCCTGCCGCGCGATGTCGTGGAGTTCTGGCGCAGCGCCGGCCGCGAGCGCTGGTTCGCCGCCAACGAGTCGTTCGATGCGAACGTGCGCCAGCATTTCCTGGACGCGCACCACGCCGCGGCGCGCGACGAGTACGCGGCGTGGATGGACGGCGCCGAGGGCGCGCTGGCGCTGCTGCTGTTGCTCGACCAGGTGCCGCGCAACGCCTTCCGCGGCAGCGCGCATGCCTACGCCACCGACGGCCTGGCCCGGCGCTACGCGCAATGGGCGCTGGCGGCCGGCTACGACCAGCAGGTGGAACCGGAACTGCGCATGTTCTTCTATCTGCCGTACGAGCACGCCGAGGATCCGGCCCTGCAGCGCGAGGCGGTGGAGCTGTTCAGTGCGCTCGGCGATGCCGACAGCCTGCAGTGGGCCACGCAGCACGAGGACATCATCCAGCGCTTCGGCCGCTTCCCGCATCGCAATGCGGCGCTGGGGCGGGAGAGCACGCAGGAAGAACAGCGCTTCCTGGACGAGGGCGGTTTCGCCGGGTGA
- the grxD gene encoding Grx4 family monothiol glutaredoxin, whose product MSLDPALRSRIETLLSSNRVVLFMKGQPSMPQCGFSAKAVGALNELGVDFAHVNVLADQDIREGIKAYGDWPTIPQLYVDGELVGGSDIILQMAGSGELSELLGVEAPDRTPPSITITDAAAEMLRGALADAPGATLALAIDAQFQPNFQLAPTDPNAIAAESNGLRVQFDLASARRAEGITIDWVDDLRGRGLAIDNPNAPKPVQDLSPRDADDQVRAGGLILVDVRPPEERAIASVNVPFRTLDGDQRAQLEALPKDTALAFLCHHGGRSAQAAEQFRALGFTRVHNVVGGIDAWADDVDSGVAKY is encoded by the coding sequence ATGTCCCTCGATCCCGCCCTGCGTTCCCGCATCGAAACGCTGCTCAGCTCCAACCGCGTCGTGCTGTTCATGAAAGGCCAGCCGAGCATGCCGCAGTGCGGTTTCTCCGCCAAGGCGGTGGGCGCGCTGAACGAACTGGGCGTCGACTTCGCCCACGTCAACGTGCTCGCCGACCAGGACATCCGCGAAGGCATCAAGGCCTACGGCGACTGGCCGACGATCCCGCAGCTGTACGTGGACGGCGAACTGGTCGGCGGCAGCGACATCATCCTGCAGATGGCCGGCAGCGGCGAGCTGAGCGAACTGCTCGGGGTGGAAGCGCCGGACCGCACGCCGCCGTCGATCACCATCACCGATGCCGCCGCGGAGATGCTGCGCGGCGCGCTGGCCGATGCCCCGGGCGCGACCCTGGCGCTGGCGATCGACGCGCAGTTCCAGCCGAACTTCCAGCTGGCGCCGACCGACCCCAACGCCATCGCCGCCGAGTCCAACGGCCTGCGCGTGCAGTTCGACCTGGCCAGCGCGCGCCGCGCCGAAGGCATCACCATCGACTGGGTGGACGACCTGCGCGGCCGCGGCCTGGCGATCGACAATCCGAACGCGCCCAAGCCGGTGCAGGACCTGAGCCCGCGCGACGCCGACGACCAGGTGCGCGCCGGCGGCCTGATCCTGGTGGACGTGCGCCCGCCGGAAGAGCGCGCGATCGCCTCGGTGAACGTGCCGTTCCGCACCCTGGACGGCGACCAGCGCGCGCAGCTGGAAGCGTTGCCGAAGGACACCGCGCTGGCGTTCCTGTGCCACCACGGCGGGCGCAGCGCGCAGGCCGCCGAACAGTTCCGTGCGCTCGGCTTCACCCGCGTGCACAACGTGGTCGGCGGCATCGATGCCTGGGCCGACGACGTCGACAGCGGCGTGGCCAAGTACTGA
- a CDS encoding polysaccharide deacetylase family protein, whose protein sequence is MASWGMTVPETLHRIPRHPYRWLPWALASQALVAAVWWAWGWRIGLPALLASHAALVLPVFLPRAWLYAPVLSRLPGTAPQVWLTIDDGPSGDTAPILDLLDRHQAKATFFLVGARAAARPELVREILRRGHGIGNHSHTHPQAWFWALGPRRMAREIGQAQQALAAIAGTAPRWYRSVVGMTNPFVAAPLRRHGLTRVAWSARGFDGVNCDPAATVERIARDLEPGAIVLLHEGAAHGHNPAIVEGVLQAMRERGLGSALPG, encoded by the coding sequence ATGGCATCATGGGGCATGACAGTTCCGGAAACGCTGCATCGCATCCCCCGTCATCCCTACCGCTGGCTGCCCTGGGCGCTGGCCTCGCAGGCGCTGGTCGCGGCGGTCTGGTGGGCCTGGGGCTGGCGGATCGGGCTGCCGGCGCTGCTGGCCTCGCATGCGGCCCTGGTGTTGCCGGTGTTCCTGCCGCGGGCCTGGCTGTACGCGCCGGTGCTCAGCCGCCTGCCCGGCACCGCGCCGCAGGTGTGGCTGACCATCGACGACGGCCCCTCCGGCGACACCGCGCCGATCCTGGACCTGCTCGACCGCCACCAGGCCAAGGCCACCTTCTTCCTGGTCGGGGCACGCGCCGCCGCGCGCCCGGAGCTGGTGCGCGAGATCCTGCGCCGCGGCCACGGCATCGGCAACCACAGCCACACCCACCCGCAGGCCTGGTTCTGGGCGCTGGGGCCGCGGCGCATGGCGCGCGAGATCGGCCAGGCGCAGCAGGCGCTGGCCGCCATCGCCGGCACCGCGCCGCGCTGGTACCGCTCGGTGGTGGGCATGACCAACCCCTTCGTCGCCGCGCCGCTGCGCCGCCACGGCCTGACCCGGGTCGCCTGGAGCGCACGCGGCTTCGACGGCGTGAACTGCGATCCCGCCGCGACCGTGGAGCGCATCGCGCGCGACCTGGAACCCGGCGCGATCGTGCTGCTGCACGAAGGCGCGGCGCATGGGCACAACCCGGCGATCGTGGAGGGAGTGTTGCAGGCGATGCGCGAACGGGGCCTGGGCAGCGCATTGCCGGGCTAG
- a CDS encoding S8 family peptidase has translation MNAAHRPLLVPRRLLLTLRLGEMPEHLPGLRAVRGYGAAMGEYVDRGAIDRLLRHHGGAFRAARLHSARLRRSDSRASGARRFDEAEQLSGVARVLRIDLRDGERLPALLRALAELPMVERVGADHLCGLPFAAREAGERDAAPAHDAWAREAMRLPQALRLEPGDPAVVIGLADTGVALQHPELAGRLRAGFDSVDLDPDSVGGLALVGDFRRSGERPQDEVGHGSGCAAILVANGRHLPAGSAGACGLTPVRVLGAALGSGDRRVGVGALDNIDAGMKRLIDLGVKVINMSFGTPESALLADAPRPHEETVRYALARGVVLVAASGNSGLNERFYPAAHDGVIAVGAVDPGLVPAAFSTRGAHVALCAPGRDIRTCALEGYQVASGTSFAAPFVAAVCGLMVARAQRRAWPLDSHLARRLLHASARPFAAAGVSDCGSGVVDAQAALHALDASIDAQMREAGEELEPEIASLPSAPVAA, from the coding sequence ATGAACGCAGCGCATCGGCCCCTGCTGGTGCCGCGCCGGCTGCTGCTGACGCTCAGGCTGGGCGAGATGCCCGAGCACCTGCCCGGGCTGCGCGCGGTGCGCGGCTACGGCGCGGCGATGGGCGAATACGTGGACCGCGGCGCCATCGACCGGCTGCTGCGCCACCACGGCGGCGCCTTCCGCGCCGCGCGCCTGCACAGCGCGCGCCTGCGCCGCAGCGACAGCCGCGCCAGCGGCGCGCGCCGCTTCGACGAGGCCGAGCAGCTCAGCGGCGTGGCGCGGGTGCTGCGCATCGACCTGCGCGACGGCGAGCGCCTGCCGGCGCTGCTGCGCGCGCTGGCGGAACTGCCGATGGTGGAACGGGTCGGCGCCGACCACCTGTGCGGCCTGCCGTTCGCTGCGCGCGAGGCCGGCGAGCGCGACGCCGCGCCCGCGCACGATGCCTGGGCGCGCGAGGCGATGCGGCTGCCGCAGGCGCTGCGCCTGGAACCGGGCGATCCGGCGGTGGTGATCGGCCTGGCCGACACCGGCGTCGCCCTGCAGCACCCGGAACTGGCCGGGCGCCTGCGCGCCGGCTTCGACAGCGTCGACCTGGATCCGGACAGCGTCGGCGGCCTGGCCCTGGTCGGCGACTTCCGCCGCAGCGGCGAGCGGCCGCAGGACGAGGTCGGCCACGGCAGCGGCTGCGCCGCGATCCTGGTCGCCAATGGCCGCCACCTGCCGGCCGGCAGCGCCGGCGCCTGCGGGCTGACCCCGGTGCGGGTGCTCGGCGCCGCGCTGGGCAGCGGCGACCGCCGCGTCGGCGTGGGCGCGCTGGACAACATCGATGCCGGCATGAAGCGGCTGATCGACCTGGGGGTCAAGGTCATCAACATGAGCTTCGGCACGCCGGAGTCGGCGTTGCTGGCCGACGCGCCCAGGCCGCACGAGGAAACCGTGCGCTACGCGCTGGCGCGCGGCGTGGTGCTGGTCGCGGCCAGCGGCAATTCCGGACTGAACGAACGCTTCTATCCGGCTGCGCACGACGGCGTGATCGCGGTGGGCGCGGTCGATCCCGGCCTGGTCCCGGCCGCGTTCAGCACCCGCGGCGCGCACGTGGCGCTGTGCGCGCCGGGCCGCGACATCCGCACCTGCGCGCTGGAAGGCTACCAGGTCGCCTCCGGCACCAGTTTCGCCGCGCCGTTCGTCGCCGCCGTGTGCGGCCTGATGGTGGCGCGCGCGCAACGCCGCGCCTGGCCGCTGGACAGCCACCTGGCGCGGCGCCTGCTGCACGCCAGCGCACGCCCGTTCGCCGCCGCCGGGGTCAGCGATTGCGGCAGCGGCGTGGTCGATGCGCAGGCCGCGCTGCATGCGCTCGACGCCAGCATCGATGCGCAGATGCGCGAGGCCGGCGAAGAGCTGGAACCCGAGATCGCTTCCCTTCCCTCCGCGCCTGTCGCGGCCTGA